The following proteins come from a genomic window of Anopheles ziemanni chromosome 3, idAnoZiCoDA_A2_x.2, whole genome shotgun sequence:
- the LOC131288249 gene encoding protein Aster-B-like, whose translation MVSSPAERLPADSSDTDPEPEKTEPPATTECDSLHSGRQLVHTILPINVDVMFELLFSRSKFLMEFHEARKTTDMVPGEWKVNKDGLKERVVTLTIAITQTIGPKNAHVTETQVMRKCSLPGQLYSIDVTAVQGGIPYADSFYVTQHYCMSRTVDNHTVFSVHAQVHYRKSIFGFVKGFIEKNTWVGLEDFYTSLLRNLQSEYCIPPAKSKGRRTRRSGHTQSKMQIEETIILADTKAKQPSRVPHAAVGGVSKAPKPGCRWLVAIMLLVLIVVNTTLYRKLLQMEDLERMSRLDNSEELDSLLLAKSVRTRNDWLTIFQQQESRYSDEMLEWQKVLFTVTEMLNKASVLCTKLCKIPDNVTTAAGSAG comes from the coding sequence atggTATCATCACCCGCAGAACGCCTACCAGCAGACTCTTCCGACACGGACCCGGAACCGGAGAAAACGGAACCGCCGGCTACGACGGAATGCGACTCGTTGCACTCCGGCCGCCAGCTCGTCCACACGATCCTACCGATCAACGTAGACGTGATGTTCGAGCTGCTCTTTTCACGGTCCAAATTTTTGATGGAGTTCCACGAAGCGCGCAAAACGACCGACATGGTCCCGGGCGAGTGGAAGGTGAACAAGGATGGCCTAAAGGAGCGCGTCGTCACACTGACGATCGCCATTACGCAAACGATTGGGCCGAAAAATGCGCACGTCACCGAAACGCAGGTGATGCGGAAGTGCTCCCTCCCGGGGCAGCTGTACTCGATCGATGTGACCGCGGTGCAGGGAGGCATTCCGTACGCGGACAGCTTCTACGTCACACAGCACTACTGTATGTCGCGCACGGTGGACAATCATACGGTATTTTCCGTACACGCACAGGTCCACTACCGCAAATCGATCTTTGGCTTCGTGAAGGGCTTCATCGAGAAGAATACCTGGGTCGGGCTGGAAGACTTTTACACCTCGCTGCTGCGGAACCTACAGAGCGAGTACTGCATTCCGCCGGCCAAGAGTAAGGGACGCCGAACGCGCCGGAGCGGGCACACGCAGAGCAAGATGCAGATCGAGGAAACCATCATACTGGCTGAtaccaaagcaaaacaaccgAGCCGGGTACCGCATGCAGCGGTCGGCGGTGTGTCGAAGGCACCCAAACCCGGCTGCCGGTGGCTGGTTGCGATCATGCTACTCGTCCTGATCGTAGTCAACACTACGCTTTACCGAAAGCTGCTACAGATGGAAGACCTCGAACGAATGTCCCGGTTGGATAACAGTGAGGAGCTCGATTCGCTGCTGCTTGCCAAGAGTGTTCGCACTCGCAACGACTGGTTGACGATCTTTCAGCAGCAGGAATCACGCTACAGCGACGAAATGCTTGAATGGCAGAAGGTTCTATTCACCGTCACGGAGATGCTGAACAAAGCCAGCGTACTTTGCACAAAACTGTGCAAGATTCCCGATAATGTGACCACTGCCGCTGGCAGCGCAGGGTAG
- the LOC131288244 gene encoding symplekin, producing MENLLRGSSSFGEAAMLFADEKIVSARSKIVEALNEAQTATPARKCELIAKVQELLLHTDVELLNEFLENILVFGHDPNQDVRKNIAGFIEEMCKKHIAMLPKVIGELFSLLRDRSPNVTKRVIQGCGSIYRLAIQWICSLDEIPEEVEQAWNTMCLLKASILDMIDNDNDGIRTNAIKFLEGVVILQTYPDEDSMKRENDFSLEDVPLTMKLIRRRKLEDEATNIFELLLQFHGASHISSVNLIACTGTLCIIAKLRPSTMTRVIEALKYLHSNLPPTLTNSQVSSVRKNLKMQFLNLLKHPASYEHQATIAQILLDLGASNGEITRAIPKMDKREQQRRAKRALENSMAQQQAAKRAKLDEQSRKEKDSLSASGSLEGREQAAPTMEIDYDELNEQKLRSNKQNEQYLLDVLQKVDLVAQLVLANMDKMSEQTIQNSKPTVVLSVEQYVQQIAQTLAVQMSEVKVGPGATCFTKDPPMKVRSMEDEEKQGSKRQTAVDASEDDEALSEEDRQKLEATRKLRETLERVKGGTGPGGEPKVRQRIKMPKLSEITKPLPKATKETFLVDAVVRILKAERQALVGGVSMQRNRIITAFGSSFVNPVRDIILEHILEDLPKRIDLAFSWIFEEYGLMQGFARYTHVKHDKGPQYPYTQLLLRLVTSVIERPSDTFRQKESLLKRLYLEAPHLPQELIDELVRMCELEELADCGMQIAKDLLIRRPPKERQFLDILLRYAYCENIPIREKAIEYVMSVFAVHRIMTDPILTVAQKWLGYLEEENPSEAIFSAEYGRAEHPRTWNEELTKVCLGLFLEVMVYDQTLLTRFSEVYIKASSEMKRAVIRAIEGPIRKIGPESEELLRLIEQCPNGSETIIIRIIYILTEKTIPSPDLVERVRTLHQTKVSDVRLLIPVINGLTKKEILNALPKLIKLNPGVVKEVFNRLLGIGGEYGSAELPLTPVELLVALHTIETTKVELKFIVKACSLCLAEKEVYTHDVLGSVMQQLVEMTPLPTLLMRTVIQSLTLHPRLSGFVTNLLQRLILKQVWKQKVVWDGFLKCAQRLTPQSLGILIQLPAPQLQDALKNCPEFREPMLEHAREIMEHQIGHVSQPVMDVLLGISPYSATESAELQIVGNYSEDAPMSSHLPVKIKQEKDLEKPTTATTAAPAGNE from the exons ATGGAAAACTTGCTCCGAGGATCCTCCAGCTTCGGCGAAGCGGCTATGCTTTTTGCCGACGAAAAAATTGTTAGCGCCAGGAGTAAG ATTGTAGAAGCGTTGAACGAAGCGCAGACGGCAACACCGGCAAGAAAGTGCGAGCTTATTGCAAAGGTGCAGGAGTTGCTATTGCACACCGATGTCGAGTTGCTGAACGAGTTTCTGGAGAATATACTAGTGTTTGGGCACGATCCAAACCAGGACGTTCGGAAGAACATTGCCGGGTTCATAGAGGAAATGTGCAAGAAACACATTGCCATGCTTCCGAAAGTGATCGGGGAGCTGTTTTCGTTGCTGCGTGATCGTTCCCCGAACGTGACGAAGCGGGTGATCCAAGGCTGTGGTTCCATCTACCGGCTGGCAATACAGTGGATTTGTTCGCTGGATGAAATCCCGGAAGAGGTCGAACAGGCGTGGAACACGATGTGCCTGTTGAAGGCTTCCATCCTCGATATGATCGATAACGATAACGATGGCATTCGGACGAACGCGATCAAGTTCCTGGAGGGTGTGGTGATCCTGCAAACGTACCCCGACGAGGACAGCATGAAACGGGAAAATGACTTTTCCCTCGAAGACGTGCCGCTTACGATGAAGTTGATACGTCGGCGTAAGCTGGAGGACGAAGCGACAAACATCTTCGAGCTGTTGCTGCAATTTCACGGAGCGTCCCATATTTCGTCAGTGAATTTGATTGCCTGCACGGGCACACTGTGTATCATTGCGAAGCTGCGCCCATCGACCATGACGCGAGTGATCGAGGCGCTGAAGTATCTGCACTCGAATCTCCCACCGACGCTCACCAATTCGCAGGTCAGCTCGGTGCGGAAGAACTTGAAAATGCAGTTCCTCAACCTGCTCAAGCATCCGGCCAGCTACGAGCATCAGGCGACCATTGCCCAGATCCTACTCGATCTAGGCGCTTCCAATGGGGAAATCACCCGTGCCATTCCAAAGATGGATAAACGGGAACAGCAGCGACGCGCGAAACGGGCCCTCGAAAATTCGATGGCCCAGCAGCAGGCCGCAAAGCGTGCGAAACTCGACGAGCAAtcaaggaaagaaaaggacAGCCTTTCGGCATCTGGTTCGTTGGAGGGTCGCGAGCAGGCCGCGCCGACGATGGAAATTGACTATGACGAGTTGAATGAACAGAAGCTCCGTTCGAACAAGCAGAACGAACAGTATCTGTTGGATGTGCTGCAAAAGGTAGATCTCGTCGCCCAGCTGGTCCTTGCTAACATGGACAAAATGTCGGAGCAGACGATACAAAACTCCAAGCCCACGGTAGTCCTCTCGGTCGAGCAGTACGTACAGCAGATCGCCCAAACTCTGGCCGTTCAGATGAGCGAGGTAAAGGTTGGTCCGGGCGCGACCTGCTTCACGAAGGATCCCCCGATGAAGGTACGGAGTATGGAAGACGAGGAGAAGCAAGGCAGCAAGCGTCAAACGGCGGTGGATGCTTCCG AGGACGATGAAGCACTTTCCGAAGAGGATCGCCAAAAGCTGGAAGCGACAAGAAAGCTCCGTGAAACGTTGGAACGAGTCAAGGGGGGTACGGGACCCGGTGGAGAACCGAAGGTGCGGCAGCGAATTAAGATGCCCAAGCTGTCGGAAATCACCAAACCGCTTCCAAAGGCAACGAAAGAAACGTTCCTTGTCGATGCGGTCGTAAGGATACTGAAAGCGGAGCGTCAAGCCCTTGTAGGTGGTGTTAGTATGCAACGGAACCGCATCATAACAGCGTTCGGGTCGTCGTTCGTGAATCCCGTGCGAGACATCATCCTGGAGCACATCTTAGAGGACTTGCCGAAGCGCATAGATCTGGCGTTTTCGTGGATTTTCGAAGAATACGGACTCATGCAGGGGTTCGCTCGGTACACGCACGTTAAGCACGACAAAGGGCCCCAGTATCCGTACACGCAGCTGCTGTTGCGTCTGGTGACGAGCGTCATCGAACGCCCGAGCGATACGTTCCGTCAGAAGGAATCCCTATTGAAACGGCTCTACCTAGAAGCACCGCACCTTCCGCAAGAATTAATCGACGAGCTGGTCCGCATGTGCGAGCTGGAAGAGCTGGCTGACTGTGGCATGCAGATAGCGAAGGATCTGCTCATCCGTCGGCCACCCAAGGAACGCCAGTTTCTGGATATTCTGCTCAGATACGCGTACTGTGAGAACATACCAATCCGCGAGAAAGCGATCGAGTATGTCATGAGTGTGTTCGCCGTCCATCGTATCATGACGGATCCGATCCTCACGGTGGCCCAGAAGTGGCTGGGCTACCTGGAGGAGGAAAACCCCTCGGAAGCGATTTTCTCCGCCGAGTATGGTAGGGCGGAACATCCGCGTACCTGGAACGAAGAGCTGACCAAGGTGTGCCTCGGCCTGTTCCTCGAGGTGATGGTGTACGATCAGACGCTGCTGACCCGCTTCTCGGAGGTTTACATCAAGGCGTCCTCGGAAATGAAGCGTGCCGTGATTCGCGCGATCGAGGGCCCGATTCGAAAGATTGGTCCGGAGAGCGAGGAACTGCTCCGGCTGATCGAACAGTGCCCGAACGGTTCGGAGACGATCATCATAAGAATCATCTACATACTTACGGAGAAAA ccatTCCCTCGCCGGATCTTGTGGAACGTGTGCGTACCCTTCACCAGACGAAGGTTTCCGATGTTCGGTTACTCATTCCCGTCATCAACGGGCTGACGAAGAAGGAAATTCTTAACGCGCTGCCAAAGCTGATCAAATTGAACCCTGGCGTGGTGAAGGAAGTGTTCAACCGGTTACTTGGTATCGGCGGTGAGTACGGTAGTGCCGAGTTGCCACTGACACCGGTAGAACTGCTCGTCGCACTGCACACGATCGAGACGACCAAGGTGGAGCTAAAGTTTATCGTGAAGGCGTGCTCACTCTGTCTGGCCGAAAAGGAAGTGTACACGCACGACGTGCTTGGCAGTGTGATGCAACAGTTGGTCGAAATGACCCCGCTCCCGACGCTGCTTATGCGTACGGTCATTCAATCGCTCACGCTGCACCCCCGACTGTCCGGCTTCGTGACAAACCTACTGCAACGGCTCATACTAAAGCAGGTCTGGAAGCAGAAGGTGGTTTGGGATGGGTTCCTCAAGTGTGCGCAACGGCTGACGCCACAGAGTCTCGGCATCCTGATACAGCTCCCAGCCCCGCAGCTGCAGGACGCGCTGAAAAACTGTCCCGAGTTCCGGGAACCGATGCTGGAGCACGCGCGAGAAATTATGGAGCATCAGATCGGGCACGTTTCGCAGCCAGTCATGGATGTGCTGTTGGGCATTTCGCCGTACTCCGCGACCGAATCGGCAGAATTACAAATTGTT GGCAACTACAGTGAAGACGCACCGATGTCCTCCCATCTTCCAGTGAAAATTAAGCAGGAAAAGGACCTTGAAAAACCAACCACCGCCACAACGGCAGCGCCTGCTGGGAATGAATAA
- the LOC131284958 gene encoding uncharacterized protein LOC131284958 — MSDTKSEEQAVAANAKPEGETAEIKSPTKRTPKRKADAFQKESEELLKTLGVTVDMEDGRRRTRSSARGGGPATPTATPATPPAKRARGGAQTPTSKRGKPTEEVVPGEESHNTDKGTPKKRTHVEPKKLDLTDKNEASSKDDKDQPEVDGTETSTAVAKDADSEKEVTKDKEAESVKDEADSTKDAAEVKQQEPAKTEDAQKETTTVTGEKNDSGVEEIKSDSSKTPDTPMEVDVQEDKPPAVVADEAKPTNDVKPTDEEKTAVQESEQLPPSVDETGSSAKEENVGKSAESNGTPEVKDVTSETETEVVQATDVLKESAPTQEAEKTPSSVSVNDVVSAAQNNANEKDSPTVESKIVTNDTAAVEPATAAP, encoded by the exons ATGTCGGATACGAAGTCGGAAGAGCAAGCAGTGGCCGCTAATGCGAAGCCAGAAGGAGAGACCGCGGAAATTAAGTCACCG ACTAAGAGAACTCCAAAGCGAAAAGCGGACGCGTTCCAGAAGGAAAGCGAGGAATTGTTGAAAACACTCGGAGTAACGGTCGATATGGAGGATGGACGACGGCGAACGCGATCCAGCGCACGTGGAGGTGGTCCGGCAACGCCAACGGCGACACCGGCAACACCACCGGCAAAGCGAGCACGAGGCGGGGCTCAAACGCCCACTTCCAAACGGGGCAAGCCGACGGAAGAGGTAGTTCCGGGAGAAGAGTCCCACAACACCGACAAGGGCACACCCAAAAAGCGAACCCATGTGGAACCGAAAAAACTAGATCTGACGGATAAGAACGAAGCATCCAGTAAGGACGATAAGGACCAACCGGAAGTGGACGGCACTGAAACTTCCACGGCGGTTGCAAAGGATGCGGATAGCGAGAAAGAGGTAACCAAGGATAAAGAAGCTGAATCAGTCAAGGACGAGGCTGACTCGACAAAAGATGCCGCTGAAGTAAAACAGCAGGAGCCAGCTAAAACAGAAGATGCGCAGAAAGAAACGACAACCGTCACGGGAGAGAAGAACGATTCAGGCGTTGAGGAAATCAAGTCGGATAGCAGCAAAACACCCGACACGCCGATGGAGGTTGATGTGCAGGAGGATAAACCACCCGCAGTAGTGGCCGACGAGGCTAAACCAACTAACGACGTCAAACCGACCGATGAGGAAAAAACTGCTGTCCAGGAGTCGGAGCAACTGCCGCCTAGTGTGGACGAAACTGGAAGTTCAGCTAAAGAGGAAAATGTTGGCAAGTCAGCTGAGAGCAACGGAACGCCGGAAGTAAAAGATGTAACTTCGGAGACGGAGACAGAAGTAGTGCAAGCTACTGATGTGTTGAAGGAAAGTGCTCCTACccaagaagcagaaaaaaccCCCAGCAGTGTATCGGTGAATGACGTTGTTTCAGCGGCGCAGAATAATGCGAACGAAAAAGATAGTCCAACTG TGGAATCTAAAATTGTAACCAACGATACGGCAGCAGTAGAACCAGCAACTGCTGCACCATAA
- the LOC131284960 gene encoding pro-resilin-like produces the protein MRGFGVAIVCVALVATALAEAPLPGGGYPGGNGYSNGNGNGNGGHSFGGGNGGGGFGGNGGGGAGPLLQKPTGPQTTEGLMIDPQLLEQVKMVLLQHESESAAANGGGSSGPSTSYGPPRGNMERIVGLMLEQPVQSIQLAEYWQGDQQQPSGSYGPPSSSYGAPQ, from the exons ATGCGAGGTTTTGGAGTAGCGATAGTG TGCGTAGCGCTCGTGGCTACGGCTCTGGCCGAAGCACCCCTGCCGGGCGGTGGCTACCCCGGTGGAAATGGATACAGTAATGGAAACGGTAACGGAAATGGCGGCCACAGCTTCGGCGGTggtaacggtggtggtggatttggGGGCAACGGAGGTGGTGGCGCTGGACCGCTGCTACAGAAACCGACCGGGCCGCAGACCACCGAGGGACTGATGATCGATCCGCAGCTGCTGGAGCAGGTGAAgatggtgctgctgcagcACGAAAGTGAATCGGCCGCGGCCAACGGTGGTGGCTCGAGTGGCCCCAGCACATCGTACGGTCCGCCGCGAGGAAACATGGAACGCATCGTCGGACTGATGCTGGAGCAGCCCGTCCAGAGCATCCAGCTGGCCGAATACTGGCAAGGTGATCAGCAGCAACCGAGCGGCTCGTACGGACCGCCGAGTAGCTCGTACGGTGCTCCTCAATAG
- the LOC131288256 gene encoding keratin, type II cytoskeletal 1 has protein sequence MNSFAVFLAFASLAAVAVAEPPSPYSYNRPSGGHGGGSGGGYSHGGGSGGGYSHGGGSGGGYSSGGGGYASSFSSGSAFSSGGGGYQAVPAGVQTSEGLNVDPQLLNEIRQILLREESQSSSSSSSGGGFGGYPSAPSSSYGAPSGSYGPPSSTYGVPSGGYTSRVVGIDLEGVKQAIQVAQFLQTSSASVPSGSYGAPSVPSGSYGAPSAPSGSYGAPSRPSGSYGAPF, from the exons ATGAACAGCTTTGCCGTG TTTTTGGCGTTCGCTTCGCTGGCCGCCGTTGCCGTTGCCGAGCCGCCGTCCCCGTACAGTTACAACCGGCCGTCCGGTGGACACGGAGGCGGCAGCGGTGGTGGCTACAGCCACGGAGGTGGCAGCGGTGGCGGCTACAGCCACGGAGGCGGCAGCGGTGGTGGCTACTCGAGCGGCGGTGGCGGATACGCCAGCAGCTTCTCCAGCGGATCGGCGTTCTCGAGCGGCGGTGGTGGCTACCAGGCCGTCCCGGCCGGTGTGCAGACCTCCGAGGGCCTGAACGTGGACCCGCAGCTGCTGAACGAAATCCGTCAGATTCTGCTCCGCGAGGAAAGCCAGTCATCGTCCTCTTCGTCTTCGGGTGGCGGCTTCGGTGGATACCCGTCGGCGCCTTCTAGCAGCTACGGTGCACCATCCGGCTCGTACGGACCTCCGTCGTCGACCTACGGTGTCCCCAGCGGTGGCTACACGAGCCGCGTCGTTGGCATTGACCTCGAGGGTGTGAAGCAGGCCATCCAGGTGGCTCAGTTCCTGCAGACCTCGTCCGCTTCGGTCCCGTCCGGCTCGTACGGTGCTCCGTCGGTTCCGTCCGGCTCGTACGGCGCTCCGTCGGCCCCGTCCGGCTCGTACGGTGCTCCGTCGCGCCCGTCGGGCTCCTACGGTGCTCCGTTCTAA